A region of Cucumis melo cultivar AY chromosome 2, USDA_Cmelo_AY_1.0, whole genome shotgun sequence DNA encodes the following proteins:
- the LOC103494322 gene encoding transcription factor MYB98-like: protein MELENNLREENLSTEICKKDELLSSFEIVASAKGNNYLQEFHHLDHQFHPIANSSSNNHVMEEENLCSNFDSLNNNQYSHGIDQEMYEFNYKGNAAADQVMDNFQNCGDYYYYCNNFHQRNHQIEIMGLERNSINIPLNFPEIKPVNFMVPDEVSSIASARNGHIQKGIINKNVNFSSLLRTSKGRKKPNVIKGQWTVEEDRLLVQLVEQYGVRKWSHIARMLPGRIGKQCRERWHNHLRPDIKKDTWSEEEDRVLIEAHSEIGNKWAEIAKRLPGRTENSIKNHWNATKRRQYSKRKCRSKYPRCSLLQDYIKSLNLDSNNAVRHQKKSSAAISSAVNNNTKSKSADHHHHHHHHQVQTTDFCPNDWTVPDFDFKEEPEFYLDDSFFPEGCSINSLMEDIVGASVDEANNYDRKRYNNNNDESVELRCVEMDKLQYYGPVSTATAAAGGMEFEVKKELDLVEMMSQVNEVNSMMK from the exons ATGGAGTTGGAGAACAATCTTAGAGAAGAAAACCTCAGCACCGAAATCTGCAAGAAAGATGAATTATTATCATCATTTGAAATTGTTGCATCAGCAAAAGGTAATAATTATCTGCAAGAATTTCATCACTTGGATCATCAATTCCATCCCATTGCTAATTCATCCTCAAATAATCATGTAATGGAAGAAGAAAATCTGTGCAGTAATTTTGATTCTTTGAATAATAACCAATACTCACATGGTATTGATCAAGAAATGTATGAGTTTAATTATAAAGGAAATGCTGCAGCAGATCAAGTGATGGACAATTTCCAAAACTGTGGAGATTATTATTACTATTGCAACAATTTTCATCAAAGGAATCATCAAATTGAAATAATGGGATTGGAAAGAAACTCCATTAACATTCCATTGAATTTCCCAGAAATAAAACCTGTAAATTTCATGGTACCCGATGAAGTTTCCAGCATAGCTTCAGCAAGAAATGGGCATATTCAGAAAGGTATTATCAATAAGAATGTTAATTTTTCATCTTTGTTAAGAACATCTAAAGGTCGAAAGAAGCCAAACGTGATCAAAGGCCAATGGACAGTTGAAGAAGATAG GCTTTTGGTTCAATTGGTTGAACAATATGGAGTGAGAAAATGGTCTCATATTGCACGCATGTTGCCAGGGAGAATAGGAAAACAGTGTAGAGAAAGATGGCATAACCATCTCAGGCCCGACATTAAG AAAGATACATGGAGTGAAGAAGAGGACAGGGTATTGATTGAAGCACATTCAGAAATAGGGAACAAATGGGCAGAAATTGCAAAGAGATTACCTGGAAGAACTGAAAACTCgatcaaaaaccactggaatgCAACGAAGAGAAGGCAATACTCGAAGCGAAAATGCCGATCCAAATATCCGAGATGCTCTCTTCTACAGGATTACATTAAGAGCCTGAATCTGGACTCCAATAACGCCGTTCGCCACCAGAAGAAAAGCTCTGCCGCCATCTCCTCCGCCGTCAACAATAATACCAAATCAAAATCGGccgatcatcatcatcatcaccaTCATCATCAAGTACAAACCACTGATTTTTGCCCTAACGATTGGACGGTTCCGGATTTCGATTTCAAGGAAGAACCAGAGTTTTACCTCGACGATAGTTTCTTTCCGGAAGGATGTAGCATTAACTCGCTCATGGAGGATATTGTTGGCGCTTCTGTTGACGAAGCTAATAATTATGATCGGAAAAGATATAACAACAATAACGATGAATCGGTTGAGCTTCGTTGTGTTGAAATGGATAAATTGCAGTATTATGGTCCGGTGAGTACGGCAACGGCGGCGGCGGGAGGGATGGAGTTTGAAGTGAAGAAAGAACTTGACTTAGTAGAAATGATGAGTCAAGTCAATGAAGTGAATAGCATGATGAAATAA